The DNA window ATATCTGCTCGTGAACAAAACAAAGTGCAAAGTGACGTTGTTGCTAAGAGCTCTCTCTGCTCAAAAAAGTCACAtaattgcattttttttctttcggaCACGATCAACCGGCTCTCTTTGCCATCTGCAAGATGGCCGTAAAGCCTCCTACGCATGCTCAGATCCACGGGCCGCTGAATCGCGTCTTTGCGTTGCTTTCCGTCTCTTTTACGGCACTGTGGCGAAAGAGAGGCAGGGCTTCTTGGGTGCACGATGGCTGACATGAAGGATTTGTTCGGGAGCGATGCAGATAGCGACAATGATCAGAAAGGTGAATTTGCTTTGTAGGATGGCCGCGGCTGCTCTTCGGATTGTCGGATATGTCCGCCGCCGGTTAGGCCTCTTCGGCTATCTTGTGTCGGGATTGTCGAGCTCAGTCACCCCGGTGACACCCGTACACTGTGCTGGACCGGTGTTGTTCATTAACGAGAGTCAGGCGCTTAGTGGTTACTTTGTCGCCTAGGAAGTGAGATCCTTTTGTTAGTTATAAATTACTCAGGATACTACCTCCTCCCCCTCGGTTTCCTTATGTTAGTGGCTGGACAGTCCACATAAAGGTTcacaattagggttaccatatggctccagaaaaaggaggacggattgagacatcattgacttccattggtttcaacaggagtaaagcccagatgtctctatctgtccttacTTCCTTTTGCTTTCAGCAGAAGTAAAACCCATGTCTCAatacgtcctcctttttctggagccatatggtaactactcacaatctaactgtggtacctggggcaaaggagcaggctgggatcgaaCTTGAAACCTCAGGGGGGCTGAGGCAGCAGCTGTTAACCACTagcccacctcctcctcctccttgagGAGGTATAGAttggattgaggggtatagataggtatagaccattgctcaggcaatgggcctgatgggccgccgcgggagcggaccgctgggcaggatggacctatggtctgcctcagcggaggcaacttcttatgttcacagGTACATCAAGACCTCCTGTTTTCagcagtggccaatgcaggtcacaagaacctggcaagatcccaagaagtaaaacagattttatactgcttattctaggaataagcagtggatttcccccatctttttttttttttttttttaaatctttattaattttcaagactTACAATAAGCGCAAACAAATATGTGTTCAGAAGTGACAAATAACAGCACTTGTATTTGAACAAATATTAACAACAAATTACCCTCCTCCCTCTctatctggatgtgtgtggaaaattAAGAAATTCCAGGAATTAATGATTTACCAAATCAATCTTCTATTTGACATATGTTTCCATCGGACCCCATATTTCTTTAAACCTGTTGTTTCCCagttctgcattcattcttttaAAACCTGTAAtacaacatagggctccttttacaaaggtgcattagcatttttagcgcacgcactggattatcatgtgctatagtgtgcgctagctgaaaaattactacctgcttaaaaggaggcggtagtggctagcgcgcgctattccgcgcgttaaggccctaacacacctttgtaaaaggagcccataatgtttcccaccaaaaagaaaggtTTAACCTATCATAGCTTTTCcaattccataagaacataagaattgccgctgctgggtcagaccggtggtccattgtgcccagtagtctgctcaagCGGTGgcctcccaggtcaaagaccagtgctctaaatgagtccagcctcacctgcttacgttccggtttagcaggaacttgccaactttgtcttgaatccctggagggtgttttcccctttaacagactctggaagagcgttccagttttctaccactctcttggtaaagaagaacttccttacgtttgtatggaatctatcccctttcaactttagagagtgccctcttgttcttcctaccttggagagggtgaacaatctgtctttatctgctaagtctattcccttcagtattttgaatgtttcgatcatctcccctctgtctcctcttttcaagggagaaaaggcccactttctccagtctctcactatacgacaactcttccagccccttaaccattttagtcgctcttctctggaccctttcaagtagtatcgtgtccttcttcatgtatggcgaccagtgctggatgcagtactccaggtgagggcacaccatggcccagtacagcgcaTGATAACCTTCTGTTAGGTGTTGGTGATTTgatcaaattttccaagtgagtagataagtctaagggctgtgttctgtacagtctgtagttgttttattaagtactagtgtttaagcccattagattaacgggtgctagaatatatgtgcagacttaggcttttcttttctttctttctttctttttttctttctctcccccctgtccagcggcacccttccctgctccccctgtccagcagtagcccttctcccttgcttttacctcccccctgtccagtagtaccctttccgtGCTCCcgttctcccttgcttttacctcccccctgtccagtagtaccctttccctgctccccctgtacagcagtagcccttctcccttgcttttacctccccccctgtccagtagtaccctttccctgctcccctgtccagcagtagcccttctcccttccttttacctcccccctgtccagtagtaccctttccctgctccccctgtccagcagtagcccttctcccttgcttttacctccccccctgtccagtagtaccctttctctgctccgcctgtccagcagtagcccttctcccttgcttttacctccccccctgtccagtagtaccctttccctgctctccctgtccagcagtagcccttctcccttgcttttacctccccccctgtccggtagtaccctttccctgctccccctgtccagcagtagcccttcttccttgcttttacctccccccctgtccagtagtaccctttccgtgctccccctgtccagcagtagcccttctcccttgcttttacctcccccccaccGTCCAGTCCTGCTTTTACCTAACCATATTCAAGATCCCATTTCCCCTTTACCTTATCTATTTCCGTCTGGCTCTGTTGGGATTTGGGCTCCGGGGGAGCTGGCTTCTGCATCTTTTGCCGACGCACTCTGGCGTGGGGCCTCTGCTGGGCCGCGGGGAGCTGGTTTGGCCACACTGCTTCTGTGGAGTTCGTTGTCCGGGCCGCGGGAGGAGTAGGTTGTGTGTGGGAGCCGACAAAATAGCGCCATGGCTCCCTTCGTCCCTTGCTgccccgcccccccttcccttcctgcgttCCCGTTGACACATTTTGGGGTTTGAGGGTGCCGGGTGTCCTCTCTCACGATCgcgcctgtgtcggaagccttctccgacgcaggagcggctcgtgggAGGAGCTGACGTGGCTTGTTCTTTTAAAATAAACTCCGGactgcgcgaggtggagagcaggcaaGCCACTGGCACAGCTAGGCGCGAgacctacagctcatggaaaaccggcgcacgcaggtGGGATTGTGCATGTGCGGCTagagctttattatattagatgtggggcatggtaggtagaggatgttgcagtagtccactagACTCAGGCctagggattggactataagtctgtattgatctttgtcgaaaaattttattatttttcgtaggttgcgcatagtaaagaatgctttttgagtagttttgttgatttggacctgcagggtgcagcatctgtctattgtaacTCCGAGGAGTTACAATTTGGTTATTTCTAATTTGGTTATagatggggttttgtccttttcaagcagtagaaattttgttttgtctgggttgagcttcagtttgtggtctagcatccatttttccactgcttctaatGTTTTTTTCAGGTTGTCTATTGGGGTGGGGTCTTGtgagtcgaaggggaggagtatggttatgtcgtctgcttagctgaatgaagttacttctAGGTTGTCTAGAAtggtaccaagggaggatatgaagaggttgaagagcataggcgACAGAGGTGACCTTtgaggtactccacaggggttagaccagggaTCCGATAAgagatcttttgtttttactctgtaagttcttgttttgaggaatccttggaaccaattgtataccccgcctgagatccctatggcttctagaatctgaagaagtatggtgtgatctaccaggtcaaatgcggcagagaggtcgagttggataatcagcatccttcttcctttactaaggtgctgtcgggctatatctagtagagatactagtagtgtctctgtactgtggtttgatctgaaccctgattgtgtggggtgaagtaggttgtggtcttcaaggtaatttgtgaggtattgtgctaccaGACCTTCTgttagtttaacatataatggaattgaagcgatgggtctgtaattggaaggggTATCTATTTTGTggtctttcagtattggggtgattatgatttctccttggTCTTGTGGGTATTGACCTTCCGTGAAAGTAGTTTGAATCCATTTATCCTTTCTTTTTTAttaattcttatttatttatcatttataattTAAATGCGCAAGTCATTCTTAATGTTCTTCTGTCTTTATATAGAGCTCTTATATATTAAAATTAGAATCAAAAGTTCCCATATGTTACTATTTATAATATACAGGATGAGGCAAAAAAGTAACCCCTTAGagattttttttgctgttttctcagaACTACTTTGAATTTCAAAAAGGAATTTTATGTACTTATTTAGTCATCATACTTACATATTACTATTAAACCACATTTCCCCCACCTTAAAAAAACCGCaagagcggtttttagcacaagctggcgcgctgaatgctctgcgcttctcccgatattcatagagttcctatgagcgttgggagcagagcatttagtgtgccaacctgcgctaaaaatcgcttccacggttttgtaaaagggggtttaaTTATCTTGTTATATAGATGTTACTGACATTTTAGCAGTAAACTGGTATCGCATTttctattgtgtttttttttttctcaaataatGGTGGTTTTACAATGCAGTCATTTTTGAACACACAAAAATCAATGTGGCCACGTTAAGTCTGTCATTTTGCCATGTTTAAAGATAATAAACAACAAATAAAGCTGAAATTCCAAGCAGTTGCTGAGATAACATCAAAAAACCTCTAggagtttactttttttttttttttttgcctcacacTGTATATGAGTTTATCTATGTGATAGTTATGCTTAAAATAAGAGTTATTGtgcccctgatgcaggcaattgTCAGGCAGTCATTTAAACAAATGAATCTTAGGATGATATGGGGGACACTTATCAAAGGGTGTTTTATTAATCAATTTTAACAGCTATTGGCAACTTGTGTTGGTTTTCCCCAGTTTTATTACATTGCTTGGCCTTTTGTTAAAGGCTTTCTTGTCATCTCCTGATGTTTCAAAAGTTATCTGTCACAATTTAACTTACTACTTTCTAATTCTGATAACATTCTGCAAGCAGAGTCATATTTTTAGGGCAacattcagagtagagaatgacacggggacaaaattttcctcctccccccaggaattcaatttcccagtcccgtccccatgagttttgtcgctgtccctgccccattcctgtaagctctgccttcactgcacaagcctcgaacgcttatgattttaaagtgcttgaggcttgtgtagatgaggacggagcttgcaagaacggggcagggacaggaaaagaacttgccaggatgggaaaatgagttcccatggggatggggaaaaatctgtccctgtgtcattctctaattcagagctCAGGACTAACACAACTTCTTGTGTTCAGCACATCATGTTActctgtggtttgtttgttttttttttttaatttagctttttttttttaccagcagTCAGTATCTATCATGGTATTTCAAATGCAATTTAGATCGGAGCTTTCAATAGAAACTTCATGGGTTTATCTGGATTTTTGTGGAAGAGTTGTGTAAAGGTTTAATCTTATAAGGTCAAATACTTTATACATTATTGAATGAATGAAGATAACTGGATGAAATCCTTAATTTGTAGATTCCGACTCTAGATCTGGTTCTGACTCTGACCAAGAAAATGTGGGGTCAGGTAGCAACCCTTCTGGAAGTGAAAGTGAAAGAGAAGATGAAGACAGAGAAACAATAAAGCCCAGCAATAAGGAACTGTTTGGAGATGACAGTGAAGATGAAGGAGGCTCCCACCATAGTGTTAGTGACAACAGATCAGAAAAATCAGATGTACATTCTGAAGGATCTCCACATTCTGATCATGAAGATAATGACCAGTCAGATATGGACCAGCAGAGTGGTTCAGAAGCTCATGATGATGATGATATTGAGGAAGATGGAGGACATAGGTCATATCGTAGTAGCCATCACTCAGAGGTTGATGAATCTGAAAAGGATGCACATTCAGAGGATGAAAAGTGGGACAGAGAGGACAAGAGTGATCTGTCAGATGAGGAGAAGCCCCAGAActcagaagaggaggaggaaaagcCCCAGAATTCAgatgaggaagaggaggaagagcaaAAGATGCTGAATTCagatgaggaggaggaagagcaAAAGATGCCAAATTCAGACGAGGAGGAGGAAGAGCAAAAGATGCAGAATTCAGACGAGGAGGAGGAAGAGCAAAAGATGCAGAATTCagatgaggaggaggaagagcaAAAGATGCAGAATTCAGACGAGGAGGAAGAAGAGCAAAAGATGCCAAATTCAGACGAGGAGGAGGAAGAGCAAAAGATGCCAAATTcagacgaggaggaggaggaagagcaaAAGGTGCAGAATTCAgacgaggaggaggaagaagagcaaAAGGTGCAGAATTCAGACGAGGAGGAAGAGCAAAAGATGCAGAATTCAGACGAGGAGGAGGAAGATCAAAAGGTGCAGAATTCAGACGAGGAGGAGGAAGATCAAAAGGTGCAGAATTCagatgaggaggaggagcagaaacTCCAGAATtcagatgaggaggaggaggaggagcggaAGCCCCAGAATTCggatgaggaggaagaggaggagaaggcCCAGAACACGGatgaggaggaaaagcctcaaaaCTCAGATGAGGAGGATGAGAAGCCCCAGAATTCGGATGAGGAGGATGAACAGGAACATAAATCAGGTGGGATTGTTATTTTTCATGTGTCCACTTGGGCTTTCATTTAGATCTATTTTTCctcaattttttttattgcaattttGGACTGCTTTAATTAAAAACCACTTAACCAGAAAAAATAACGGATGTAGTTTAGGATTGATATTAAAACTGTGTTtatgcccatttttttctatattCCAACACCTTCAGCTATAGTAGACATTCTTAGACTCCTTCACTACCAAAATACTTAAAAGATTTGCACAAAATAGTCAGTTATTATTAAAGTGAAACAAAAGGATAACATTTTCAAACCATCTAGATAAAAATTGCCTAGAAGACTTTACCCAGTTCACTTTGGCTTTTTGGTCATCACATATTTGTAGGATTGTAATAGTAATGTGGATTCATGCAGTTTGTAATGCTTTTAAAAGGAAGAGATGTCTTCATTAACTGGATGGTTGTTTATATAAGTTATAAAGAAAGATTTTACTTTTGGAAACCTAAAAATATGGGTTGTGGCATCAGGTAAAGACCGCAAGGTTCGTCTAGTCTATTTGATGTTCCAGTTTATAAGTCTTTGTACCAAGAAAcccaaataaataaagataagaaagctaaatatattaaaaatcttTCAGAATTAAGAGGCTATGGAGATCTAGATTCAATTGCTCAAAATAATATAACAACCAGTCTTAAATATAAATGTGTATAGACGGTCCTAAGTCTTAACAATTCTGCCCAGGAACTCCTGTTTAGGCAAGTTGTTGACTTTACCCAAATGGGTAACAAGTTGTAATACATCCCCAGATCCTTCAGTATATATGTgcaaaatcaaaataataaagtaaaaaaTCAAGCAATATATCTCCGTAAGCTCAGTGTCCAATCAATATATTTAAAGTGTTCAATTCAAAATTCAGACAGAAAATAATAGCAATAAAAATGCTGATACTGATATCCAAAGGTTAGTAATCCCAATGTACTTAACTTGGCCAGATTCGAGCGTGCCTTATAATGTTCGTTCAGTTTATAAGTGGCATAAATGCTAGCTGaattttgttttcacttctttaaAACTGAGAATTCTCTGTCCTTATCTCTAGCTATTTTTTAATTCTTACTTTTAAGTCTTCACCATGAACAGTGGAAGGCCATTCTATCAGTCTTCCATACCTCCTCCACACCCTGTgtgaagaaattttttaaaatattacacTATCTCTTTACAGCAAATCTTAAAATGTGCAGTAGTAGTCTTGTGCATGCATTTAGAATTTGATAGTTTAAAATGGTTTGAGTTCCTTTATTTGAGTCTTCTCTTGATTTTCACAGCATTTGCCAGAGGCAGCGATAGTGATGAAGAAATTGTACGTCAGCGACATAAGAAAACAATTGCATCAGATTCGGATATGGAGAGTGATGGAGAACAACAGAAAGGTAACATAACGGTTTATGTTAAAAGGTGATATTTGAGCTTGCCAAATTAGAAAGGTGGAAATTATTTTCAAGGACTGAAAAGTCCATTCAGTTTGCCTGTCTTGATTGCGGTCCTGGGAGACGGCGGCTACATCTTTGGCTTCAAGCAAGGCATGGAAAGACAAAACAAGGGTTGCAGCAGGTAgtgggaggggaaaaaaatagaAGAGAATGAGATGACTGGGAGGACTGtgtgggaaaggaaagaggactgTGCATTTGTTAGGGAAGAAATGTAGTATGAACTAAGTCCTACCCCATCCTCTTCTTGCCATCCTCTTCTTGCCACGCTCAGAAAATAATTTATTGGGGGTGGCAGGAGTGCATGGTAAGTACACTTTGCCCTGGTGAGTAGGTTCTGGGGGAAGTTTTCAAACCCTGTGTACTGTGAAGATATGCTGAAAATACAGTTATATTAGGAGGACATTGAAAGTACAATTTTTTATAAGAGCtttattaaaacttttatttttgtttattctaTCTTATAGCTAGAGTTACTGATGTGTGCTAGATATGCTCCAATGCAAATTTCAAAGAAAAACCCAATATAAATCCATACAATAATACCAATACACAAATCAGACAAGATAAAACCCTCTTCTATAATATAACCCCTTCCAACAAGTGAATAACTAATAAtagacccccccccttttttttacgaAACCGTAGCGTGGATTTTAGAgccagcagcagcggtaacagctccgatgctcagctGGCTTACTTTTTTGCCTTTGTATGAGTATCTACTCTGTTATTGTTCTGTACTTGGTATGTTATGGATCTGGTCTGTATGTTTTGGTTGCAGTGTtcaataaacatatatatataaaaaacaacaacacatactgcggttttgtaaaaggggtggggaatTAAGTAAAAGCAGATTCATAAATGCTTTCTAGCTTCATAAATGCTTCATACATTCTGGATTCATAAATGCTTGTGAACGAAGCCAGGAAAGGAGACAGAAGAGAGAAACCGCAggggagagaaggcaggagagagcaaggggcaaacagcaagagttagctccgcccactcccAACATCATCCatcggagctcccccttaaaaggggaggggccaacagcaATCGGGTAGAGGCATGTGAACGAAGCcaggagaggagacagaggagagaaacagcaggggagagacaagagagaaaCAGTAggagagaaaaggcaggagagaaacagcaggggaggaaaggcaggagagagcaaggggcaagcgttgagagttagctccgcccacctccgacatcatccaccggagctcccccttaaaaggggaggggccaacagcaATCAGGTAGAGGCATGTGAACGAAGCCAGGAGAGAAACagcaggggagagacagaggagagaaacagcaggagagagaaggcaggagagaaacagcaggggtgggaaggcaggagagagcaaggggcaagtGGCAAGAGTTAGCTTCTCCCACTCCAGATGTCATCCactggagctcccccttaaaagggaaggGGCCAACGGTGCCTGTCAAAGGTGAGCGTTAAAAGCGCTCGTCTTAGCGCGAGCACCTTtacgaagggccttgagaagggacgagTCACTGCAAAGGAGAACAaagggcaaccgcagcagacacagaggacacacaaacaAGCAAGTAGAGCAGAGGGCAACCGCAGCACTCACAGAGAACAGCAGACATAGAGGACAGCCTCAGGAGACtggcaagcaggcagcaatggaagcagcagacagaagcaggaagttgagctacccaattttctgcaccgtttgccatatgtatgactacctcccgtctgggaggcggtcttatgtatgcactcgatgcggggaactggagagcctgaagaaacaagtcagactccctggaagcactttgagcagtggaggaggagaacaGTGATGCAGAGAatgtcaagacagaggaaaccatcgaggaagaagtccaagagttagagaagttcatcgaggaggcatacagggaggccgtggaaaatcaccagcaacagtagaACTgtcaagatacacctacagagagtgaggACCATCTGGAGGAtgaccacaaggaagaaatgggagacacagcagcgagatc is part of the Geotrypetes seraphini chromosome 14, aGeoSer1.1, whole genome shotgun sequence genome and encodes:
- the LEO1 gene encoding LOW QUALITY PROTEIN: RNA polymerase-associated protein LEO1 (The sequence of the model RefSeq protein was modified relative to this genomic sequence to represent the inferred CDS: deleted 1 base in 1 codon) yields the protein MADMKDLFGSDADSDNDQKDSDSRSGSDSDQENVGSGSNPSGSESEREDEDRETIKPSNKELFGDDSEDEGGSHHSVSDNRSEKSDVHSEGSPHSDHEDNDQSDMDQQSGSEAHDDDDIEEDGGHRSYRSSHHSEVDESEKDAHSEDEKWDREDKSDLSDEEKPQNSEEEEEKPQNSDEEEEEEQKMLNSDEEEEEQKMPNSDEEEEEQKMQNSDEEEEEQKMQNSDEEEEEQKMQNSDEEEEEQKMPNSDEEEEEQKMPNSDEEEEEEQKVQNSDEEEEEEQKVQNSDEEEEQKMQNSDEEEEDQKVQNSDEEEEDQKVQNSDEEEEQKLQNSDEEEEEERKPQNSDEEEEEEKAQNTDEEEKPQNSDEEDEKPQNSDEEDEQEHKSAFARGSDSDEEIVRQRHKKTIASDSDMESDGEQQKDHKDAADLFGDADDISSGSDGEDKPLTPGQPLDNEDLMDRDQPEEEPIPETRIEVEIPKVNTDLGNDLYFVKLPNFLSVEPRPFDPQYYEDEFEDEEMLDEEGRTRLKLKVENTIRWRTRRDEEGNEVRESNARIVKWSDGSMSLHLGNEVFDVYKAPLQGDHNHLFIRQGTGLQGQAVFKTKLTFRPHSTDSATHRKMTLSLADRCSKTQKIRILPMAGRDPESQRTEMIKKEEERLRASIRRESQQRRMREKQHQRGLSANYLEPDRYDEEEESEEAISLAAIKNRYKGGSRDERARIYSSDSDEGSDEDRAQRLLKAKKLNSDDEEIEPSGKRKLEEEDKANKKHKKYVISDEEEEEEEL